One Prevotella melaninogenica DNA window includes the following coding sequences:
- a CDS encoding zinc-dependent metalloprotease — MSINRKATACLFALMLGSGVGVAGNRFVYRAVKDTITQHKDTTKQNVQKGKAPEKEKEKPSAYDQLVKKKGSVQNGLFTVRHIDDQWYFEVPDSVIGRYLLAVTRFTAVPQNFGKFAGEAVNQQTVYFEQRDDKTMLLRAYVLSQEADPKSSISRTLKASTADPIVASFKVIGRNKDTKAQLIDVTPLFVKDNAVLSVSSDNSKQLKLGGLMSDRTFIDTMKVYPINVEIATTRTYSSAPSTVPASYTGAMTIGLNTSVVLLPKIPMRKRVWDNRVGYFTNRYTIFSDNQTKTDREQFISRFRLEPKDKKAYAKGKLSEPIKPIVFYIDPATPKKWVPYLMKGIEDWNVAFEAAGFKNAIQAKEWPNDPTMSVDDARFNVLRYLPAEIENAYGPRIVDPRSGEIIESHICWYHNVMNLLTKWYFTQCAPLDKRAQTVHMDDKLMGELIRFVSSHEVGHALGLRHNMGASHATPVEKLRDKKWVEEHGHTASIMDYARFNYVAQPEDNVSERGLFPRVNDYDKWAIRWGYQYRPEFKDEMDEKEKLMTETTAILAKNPRLWFGGEGKNEDPRAQTEDLGDDNVKASDYGIKNLKRIIAKLPEWTRQPNDQYEDRMEMWRSVVGQYGRYTNHVLKNIGGRYINNMPGQKPYEVAPAKKGRDAVDYIGRQVFEAPLWLYPSSMTDIAGTDLVDEISTYQDRILKVMMNGTIMDKIYKDQREAGAYQFKDYLNDLFHSVWKPLAGLNDMQVRTRRLLERNYVDQLNSLLNPVQNDKPTVADRASNSDIMLYLMQHLDTVEQFCKAQAAQSEGINLLHYNDLLRQIKLIRERRVTVK, encoded by the coding sequence ATGTCAATCAACAGAAAAGCAACAGCCTGTCTGTTTGCGCTTATGCTCGGAAGTGGAGTAGGTGTAGCAGGTAACAGGTTTGTCTATCGTGCCGTAAAAGATACGATTACACAGCACAAGGACACCACAAAACAGAATGTTCAGAAAGGGAAAGCACCTGAGAAAGAGAAAGAAAAGCCTTCTGCTTATGATCAACTCGTGAAGAAAAAAGGAAGTGTTCAGAATGGACTCTTTACCGTAAGACATATTGACGACCAATGGTACTTTGAGGTACCAGACTCAGTTATAGGTCGATACTTGCTCGCTGTGACTCGTTTTACAGCCGTTCCACAGAACTTTGGTAAGTTTGCTGGAGAGGCAGTAAACCAACAAACTGTTTATTTTGAGCAACGTGATGATAAGACAATGTTGCTTCGTGCCTACGTTCTTTCACAAGAGGCTGACCCTAAGAGCAGTATTTCTCGTACGTTGAAAGCTTCTACGGCTGACCCTATTGTCGCTTCATTTAAGGTGATTGGACGTAACAAGGATACTAAGGCACAGCTGATTGATGTCACACCATTGTTTGTTAAAGACAATGCTGTGCTGAGTGTGTCGTCAGATAACTCAAAGCAATTGAAGTTAGGTGGACTCATGTCTGACCGTACTTTCATTGATACGATGAAGGTTTACCCAATTAATGTGGAGATTGCTACGACACGTACTTATTCAAGTGCACCTTCTACGGTACCTGCTTCTTATACAGGTGCGATGACAATCGGACTGAATACCAGTGTTGTTCTTCTTCCAAAGATACCTATGCGCAAGCGAGTATGGGACAATCGTGTGGGTTATTTTACGAATAGATATACTATCTTCAGCGACAATCAGACTAAGACAGACCGTGAGCAGTTTATCTCTCGATTTCGTTTAGAGCCTAAAGATAAGAAGGCATATGCAAAGGGTAAACTCTCAGAGCCTATCAAACCTATCGTATTCTATATTGATCCAGCTACACCAAAGAAGTGGGTTCCTTATTTGATGAAGGGTATCGAGGATTGGAATGTTGCTTTTGAGGCTGCTGGTTTTAAGAATGCTATACAGGCAAAAGAGTGGCCTAATGACCCAACGATGAGTGTTGATGATGCTCGTTTCAATGTTCTTCGTTATCTACCAGCTGAGATTGAAAACGCATATGGTCCTCGTATAGTTGATCCACGTAGTGGAGAGATTATCGAAAGTCATATTTGTTGGTATCATAATGTGATGAACCTCTTGACAAAGTGGTACTTCACACAGTGCGCTCCATTGGACAAGCGTGCGCAAACGGTACACATGGACGATAAACTCATGGGTGAGTTGATTCGCTTTGTGTCAAGTCATGAGGTGGGACATGCACTCGGATTGCGTCATAATATGGGTGCAAGCCATGCTACTCCTGTAGAGAAACTACGTGATAAGAAGTGGGTAGAGGAACATGGTCATACTGCCAGCATTATGGACTACGCTCGTTTCAATTACGTTGCACAGCCAGAAGACAACGTTTCAGAGCGTGGACTCTTCCCACGTGTGAACGATTACGACAAGTGGGCAATCCGTTGGGGCTATCAGTATCGTCCAGAGTTCAAAGATGAGATGGACGAGAAGGAGAAGTTGATGACTGAGACAACAGCCATTCTTGCTAAGAATCCGCGTCTTTGGTTTGGTGGTGAGGGTAAGAATGAAGACCCACGTGCACAGACAGAAGACCTTGGAGATGACAATGTGAAGGCGAGTGATTATGGTATTAAGAACTTGAAACGTATCATAGCAAAGCTGCCAGAGTGGACACGTCAGCCTAACGACCAGTACGAGGACCGCATGGAAATGTGGCGAAGTGTTGTTGGTCAGTATGGACGTTATACGAATCACGTACTGAAGAACATTGGTGGTCGTTACATTAACAATATGCCTGGGCAGAAACCTTATGAGGTTGCACCAGCTAAGAAGGGTAGAGATGCTGTCGACTATATCGGTCGTCAGGTGTTTGAAGCACCACTTTGGCTTTATCCTTCATCTATGACTGATATTGCAGGTACCGACCTTGTCGACGAAATCAGTACTTATCAGGATCGTATTCTGAAGGTGATGATGAACGGAACCATTATGGATAAGATTTATAAGGACCAGCGTGAGGCAGGTGCTTATCAGTTCAAAGACTATCTTAATGATTTGTTCCACAGTGTTTGGAAGCCACTCGCTGGTCTTAATGATATGCAGGTACGTACACGCCGCTTACTCGAGCGTAACTATGTAGACCAACTGAATAGCCTTTTAAATCCTGTTCAGAACGACAAACCAACCGTTGCTGACCGTGCAAGTAATTCTGATATTATGCTCTATCTCATGCAGCATTTAGATACTGTTGAGCAGTTCTGTAAGGCACAAGCAGCACAAAGTGAAGGTATCAATCTCCTTCATTACAACGATTTGTTACGTCAGATTAAGCTGATTCGTGAGCGTCGTGTGACAGTAAAGTAA
- a CDS encoding HU family DNA-binding protein, with protein sequence MKIKLQKKKNPQKRTEEKYYANPVNLGKNTLRDIARDIAGRSSLTRGDIENVLSNFMDSLPHYLRDGFSVQLGEFGTMRLTLSSEGAATEKAFKTETIKPRVTFTPGVELKAALRENSYETVKEENSSSKPSHKDEGNGKNPGPVPED encoded by the coding sequence ATGAAGATTAAACTTCAAAAGAAAAAGAATCCGCAGAAGCGGACAGAGGAAAAGTACTATGCTAATCCTGTAAATCTTGGTAAGAATACCTTGCGGGATATTGCACGCGACATTGCGGGGCGTTCTTCGCTGACACGTGGTGACATCGAAAACGTGTTGTCAAACTTTATGGACAGTCTGCCTCATTATCTCCGCGATGGCTTTAGCGTGCAGTTGGGGGAGTTTGGCACGATGCGCCTGACTCTTTCAAGCGAGGGGGCTGCAACGGAAAAGGCTTTTAAGACAGAAACCATCAAGCCGCGCGTAACGTTTACGCCGGGTGTAGAGCTGAAAGCTGCGCTGCGCGAGAACTCGTATGAAACGGTGAAGGAGGAAAACTCTAGTTCAAAACCTTCTCATAAAGACGAGGGAAATGGAAAGAATCCTGGACCTGTGCCAGAGGACTAA
- a CDS encoding TonB-dependent receptor: MKVIKLIALLLLLSIGQILRAQGTSKAAESHIVNIVVTDKNTKESVIMANCSLDPLGSFNVTDIDGKAVFQKVPAGTFTLKVSYVGYETYTTILKVEKDLTVNVQLVPTSLALKEVVVTAKQNASDASTSSIIGRQAIDHLQASSLADIMQLIPGKEMGNVDMTQKSNLQLRTLRNNNTSAFGSSIVVDGVPISNNGLLTQGQFSSTTFTGTDLRQIAADNIDNVEVIRGIPSAEYGDLTSGLVVVHSKVGVTPWQIKAKVNPAMTNASLTKGFSLNKAGIMNVNLDYAKAWGDPRQKTRSYDRYTFNLGYSYDLSKRWHTETKLRMLSSQDWSGKDPDAIQDGTETKNKTVTVGLTHNGRISLDKLFMRSLNYTLGLSYGETDNVQTAFVPVSTGLLPILTSKETGYFNVPWKTQSYKATGRTESRPGNLFAKINDTFYFKAGKTRQNFKVGVEYRYDWNSGKGYYNDNDLLPLQPNSNGRPRAFNDVPGLHQIAAYAEDNFLWSINKINRLRANLGLRLTAMQPFSDVATTALSPRLNLSFSVTPWLDIRGGIGLNSKTPGLAYLYPDTKYDDRVAANYFPQTDPTAQLLVYHTQAYKVDYSKNLKNATTTKVELGVDFKLKGGRRLSILAYRDRTPNGFESLGEFFVYPYSIFTQAQGLNITAGQATTIDYTNPYRTFNGYMTTGAVGNTNTSINKGLEFDFELGEIRPLHTSFFFSGAYSETKTYSTGRNTEAVRAALLPTSYSSYSVTPFRVVYPSGQDYEKYRRFLNTLRVVTNIPALKMVASFTAQAIWYDWHTSFKASKNPIGYFGADLIEHPITADMMSGFLGMDGQYYASRPTGVDVAAINDLTLRVSDNKPSKSPVEWNLQGRLTKQLSNFGGLSLYVNNMIYYEPYLTGNNSLTLSQRNTGKFSFGVELYVNL; this comes from the coding sequence ATGAAAGTAATAAAGCTCATAGCTCTATTGTTATTGTTGTCGATAGGGCAAATTTTAAGAGCTCAAGGAACATCAAAAGCAGCAGAAAGTCATATTGTTAACATTGTTGTTACCGATAAGAATACGAAAGAAAGTGTGATTATGGCTAACTGTTCGCTTGATCCATTAGGTTCTTTTAATGTAACGGATATAGACGGAAAAGCAGTATTCCAAAAGGTTCCAGCAGGCACGTTTACGCTGAAAGTTAGTTATGTGGGTTATGAAACCTATACGACTATACTCAAAGTAGAGAAAGATTTAACAGTTAATGTTCAGCTTGTTCCAACCTCTTTGGCATTAAAGGAGGTTGTTGTGACGGCAAAGCAGAATGCATCGGATGCTTCCACGTCTTCTATTATTGGGCGTCAGGCAATCGATCACTTACAGGCTTCGTCATTAGCTGATATCATGCAGCTCATTCCAGGTAAAGAGATGGGCAATGTAGACATGACTCAGAAGTCTAATCTACAGCTCCGTACGCTCCGTAATAATAATACAAGTGCTTTTGGTTCAAGTATTGTTGTTGATGGTGTTCCTATCTCTAATAATGGATTGTTGACACAAGGACAATTCTCATCTACGACTTTTACAGGTACAGATTTACGTCAGATAGCTGCCGATAACATTGATAATGTAGAGGTAATACGTGGTATTCCTTCTGCTGAGTATGGTGATTTGACAAGTGGTCTTGTGGTTGTTCACTCTAAAGTGGGTGTAACTCCATGGCAGATTAAGGCGAAAGTAAACCCTGCTATGACAAATGCTTCGCTGACAAAGGGTTTCTCTTTGAACAAGGCAGGTATAATGAATGTAAACTTAGACTATGCTAAGGCTTGGGGCGACCCACGTCAAAAGACACGCAGTTATGACCGTTATACTTTCAATTTGGGGTATAGTTATGATCTTAGTAAGCGTTGGCACACAGAGACAAAACTCCGTATGTTGTCTTCACAAGACTGGTCTGGTAAAGATCCTGATGCTATTCAAGATGGTACGGAAACCAAGAATAAGACCGTAACGGTTGGTCTGACGCATAATGGTCGTATCTCTCTGGATAAGCTTTTTATGCGTTCGCTCAATTATACATTAGGTCTTAGCTATGGAGAGACAGACAATGTACAAACAGCATTTGTACCTGTTAGCACAGGTCTACTTCCTATCTTGACATCTAAAGAAACCGGTTATTTCAACGTACCTTGGAAGACACAGTCTTATAAGGCTACTGGAAGAACAGAGAGCAGACCTGGTAATCTGTTTGCAAAGATTAATGATACCTTCTATTTCAAAGCCGGTAAGACGCGCCAGAACTTTAAAGTTGGTGTGGAATACCGCTATGATTGGAATAGTGGAAAGGGCTATTATAACGACAATGATTTGTTACCACTACAACCCAATAGCAATGGTCGTCCACGTGCTTTCAATGATGTGCCAGGCTTACATCAGATAGCTGCATACGCAGAGGATAATTTCTTGTGGAGTATTAATAAGATTAACAGATTGCGTGCGAACCTTGGACTTCGCCTTACAGCCATGCAACCGTTTAGTGATGTAGCTACAACAGCACTCTCCCCACGTCTAAATCTTTCATTTAGCGTTACTCCTTGGCTTGATATTCGTGGTGGTATTGGTCTTAACTCTAAGACTCCAGGATTGGCTTATCTCTATCCTGATACCAAATATGATGACCGTGTGGCTGCTAACTATTTCCCACAGACTGATCCTACAGCACAGTTGCTGGTCTATCATACGCAGGCTTATAAGGTAGATTACTCTAAGAACTTGAAGAATGCAACAACTACTAAAGTTGAGTTGGGCGTAGACTTTAAACTGAAAGGTGGTCGTCGTCTGAGTATTCTTGCTTATCGTGACCGTACACCGAATGGTTTTGAATCCTTAGGTGAGTTCTTTGTCTATCCTTATAGTATCTTTACGCAGGCACAGGGACTGAATATAACAGCGGGACAGGCTACAACAATTGATTATACAAACCCTTATCGTACCTTTAATGGCTATATGACAACGGGTGCAGTTGGTAATACAAACACCTCTATTAATAAAGGTTTAGAGTTTGATTTTGAACTTGGAGAGATTCGTCCTTTGCACACATCTTTCTTCTTTAGTGGTGCTTATTCTGAGACAAAGACCTATTCAACAGGTCGCAATACAGAAGCTGTAAGGGCAGCATTATTGCCAACGTCTTATTCAAGTTATAGTGTTACACCATTTAGAGTAGTCTATCCTTCAGGACAAGATTACGAAAAGTATCGTCGTTTCCTCAATACATTGCGTGTCGTAACGAATATTCCAGCACTCAAGATGGTGGCTTCGTTCACAGCTCAGGCAATTTGGTATGACTGGCATACATCCTTTAAAGCAAGTAAGAATCCTATAGGTTACTTTGGTGCAGACCTTATTGAGCATCCTATAACAGCGGACATGATGTCAGGTTTCTTGGGTATGGATGGCCAGTATTATGCGTCACGTCCAACAGGAGTTGATGTAGCTGCTATTAATGACCTTACTCTTCGTGTTAGCGATAATAAGCCTTCAAAATCGCCAGTAGAATGGAATTTGCAAGGAAGACTTACTAAACAGCTTAGTAACTTTGGTGGTCTTTCCCTTTATGTAAACAATATGATTTATTATGAGCCATACCTAACAGGCAACAACTCACTAACGTTAAGCCAGCGCAACACGGGTAAGTTTAGCTTTGGTGTAGAGCTTTATGTTAATTTGTAA
- a CDS encoding DUF4876 domain-containing protein, protein MKAIKYLFSILTVALVFSSCVDYSDASEAVTAKVQLQLPDELNGHMTLEGHTVSLQLNGVTYSAQTDAAGVATFSNIIPDVYNISASWDITSSEYNRITGSSQVINGATVSGSLNSQLINGSEPLLLTTTLSVKRDIVISKIYAAGSKDNNNKRYVAGQYIELYNQSNDSVDVAGLYIGLLETDVPQAYTLENLKTNYADSVVLVKQVFRIPTDKSYKVAPGGTVLLVNSAIDHSLNSPLEHSLLNANFEAKDVKGKVLNNPEVSALQNVFNIYSGISYMNILTTGQGVVIFRSSADISQLKLTYKFGKTSGTQYGLLPKRYIIDGVDFLRHKATGTDVGEKRLYNDIDAGYISINATAGLSGEVIYRKTASTAAGGHNILMDTNNSTNDFQVSTSVTP, encoded by the coding sequence ATGAAAGCAATAAAGTATTTATTTTCGATCCTCACAGTAGCACTTGTTTTTAGTTCTTGTGTAGATTATTCAGATGCCTCAGAGGCTGTAACAGCTAAGGTACAACTCCAACTTCCCGATGAGTTGAATGGTCACATGACATTAGAAGGGCATACTGTTTCCCTCCAATTGAATGGTGTTACCTATTCTGCACAGACTGATGCTGCGGGCGTAGCAACCTTCTCTAATATTATTCCTGATGTCTACAATATCTCTGCTTCATGGGATATAACGTCGTCAGAGTATAATAGGATTACAGGAAGTAGTCAGGTAATTAATGGCGCAACAGTATCAGGTAGTTTGAATTCACAACTTATCAATGGTTCAGAACCTTTGCTCCTCACGACCACTCTCTCTGTAAAACGAGATATAGTCATCAGTAAGATATATGCTGCAGGCTCTAAAGACAATAATAATAAGCGATATGTAGCAGGTCAGTATATTGAACTTTACAATCAATCTAACGACTCTGTAGATGTTGCTGGACTTTATATTGGTTTGCTTGAGACGGATGTCCCACAGGCTTATACCCTCGAAAACCTCAAGACAAACTATGCTGATTCAGTCGTATTGGTTAAGCAAGTATTCCGTATACCAACTGATAAGAGTTATAAGGTAGCTCCAGGTGGAACAGTTCTCTTGGTGAATAGTGCTATTGATCATAGTCTTAACAGTCCGTTAGAGCATAGCCTCTTGAACGCAAACTTTGAAGCAAAGGATGTGAAAGGTAAGGTGTTAAACAATCCAGAGGTATCAGCTTTGCAGAATGTCTTTAATATCTATTCGGGTATTTCATACATGAATATCCTCACAACAGGGCAAGGTGTGGTGATATTCCGTTCTTCTGCAGACATCAGTCAACTGAAACTTACTTATAAGTTTGGCAAGACAAGCGGTACACAGTATGGACTTCTACCAAAGCGTTATATCATTGATGGTGTTGATTTCCTTCGTCATAAGGCAACAGGAACGGACGTTGGTGAGAAGCGTCTTTACAATGACATTGATGCTGGTTATATAAGTATTAATGCAACAGCAGGTCTGTCGGGTGAGGTTATCTATCGTAAGACAGCTTCTACAGCAGCAGGCGGACATAACATTCTCATGGATACAAACAATAGTACTAATGATTTTCAGGTGTCAACATCGGTAACTCCATAA